A stretch of Triticum aestivum cultivar Chinese Spring chromosome 1D, IWGSC CS RefSeq v2.1, whole genome shotgun sequence DNA encodes these proteins:
- the LOC123181914 gene encoding CSC1-like protein At4g02900, with protein MGSLNEIAIAAGINISSALGFLLAFAILRIQPINDRVYFPKWYLKGTRSSPRHIGAGFSKFVNADLSTYLRFLNWMPAALQMPEPELIEHAGLDAAVYVRIYLLGLKIFVPIALLAFIVLVPVNWSSGTLEHEKDLNYDEIDKLSISNLGKGSKRFWIHIGMAYVFTFWTFYVLFHEYKVITTMRLRFLANQSRRPDQFTVLVRNVPPDPDETVSEHVEHFFAVNHRDHYLSHQIVYNANALAGLVEKKKGLKNWLVYYENQHAHNPAKKPTMKTGLWGLWGRKVDAIEYYKAEIEELCKQEDVERQKVMSDPNAIMPAAFVSFKSQWGAAVCAQTQQTSNPTVWLTQWAPEPRDVYWPNLAIPFVELSVRRLIISVALFFLTFFFMIPIAFVQSLANLDEIERLLPFLKPIIERNSLKSVIQGFLPGIALKIFLILLPMFLMTMSKMEGHISISGLDRRTASTYFMFLFVNVFLGSVITGTAFQQLDSFIHQPANKIPETVGESIPMKATFFITYVMVDGWAGIAAEVLRLKPLVMFHIKNTFLVRTEQDRQQAMDPGSLDFGTTEPRIQLYFLLGLVYAVVTPILLPFIIVFFSLAYLVFRHQIINVYNQQYESGALFWPDVQTRLIAALIVSQILLLGLLSTQEAEKSTVALLPLPVLTIWFHYVCKGRFEPAYVKFPLQEAMVKDTLQRANDPTLSLREYLKDAYVHPVFQKDDMYELVTMDEEKNPTVATKRQSRMNTPVESKFNSSVGTDEGEFSRMHPA; from the exons ATGGGTTCCCTCAACGAAATCGCCATTGCTGCGGGAATAAACATATCATCAGCATTGGGTTTTCTTCTAGCGTTTGCAATTCTGAGGATACAACCTATTAATGATCGGGTGTACTTTCCAAAATGGTACCTCAAAGGGACAAGGAGCAGCCCGAGGCACATCGGGGCTGGTTTCTCCAAATTCGTGAATGCCGATCTGTCGACATATCTGCGGTTTCTGAATTGGATGCCAGCGGCGCTACAAATGCCAGAACCAGAGCTAATTGAGCATGCAGGACTAGACGCCGCAGTATATGTCCGCATCTACCTTCTTGG TTTAAAAATATTTGTGCCAATTGCTTTGCTCGCATTCATTGTCCTAGTACCTGTTAATTGGTCTAGTGGAACATTGGAACATGAAAAGGATCTGAATTATGATGAAATTGACAAGCTTTCGATATCAaaccttggaaaaggttcaaaacg GTTTTGGATACATATAGGAATGGCCTATGTGTTTACCTTTTGGACATTTTACGTGTTGTTTCATGAATATAAGGTTATAACAACTATGAGATTGCGCTTTCTTGCTAATCAGAGTCGTCGACCTGACCAATTCACA GTACTTGTGAGAAATGTACCACCGGACCCAGATGAAACAGTTAGTGAACATGTTGAGCACTTCTTTGCTGTGAATCATCGAGATCATTACCTCAGTCATCAG ATTGTATACAATGCAAACGCCCTTGCTGGTTTGGTTGAGAAGAAGAAAGGCTTGAAGAACTGGCTGGTCTACTACGAAAATCAGCATGCTCATAATCCTGCAAAGAAGCCAACTATGAAG ACAGGACTGTGGGGTCTTTGGGGGCGAAAAGTGGATGCTATAGAATACTATAAGGCAGAAATTGAGGAGCTATGTAAACAG GAAGACGTGGAGAGACAAAAGGTGATGAGTGACCCTAATGCTATTATGCCGGCGGCATTTGTTTCTTTCAAAAGTCAGTGGGGGGCTGCTGTTTGTGCTCAAACACAGCAGACAAGTAATCCGACAGTGTGGCTAACCCAGTGGGCTCCGGAACCTCGTGATGTTTACTGGCCTAATCTCGCAATCCCTTTTGTTGAGCTCTCGGTTAGGAGGCTTATCATTTCCGTTGCGCTGTTCTTCCTCACTTTTTTCTTCATGATACCAATTGCATTTGTCCAATCCTTGGCAAATCTAGATGAGATTGAGCGTCTGCTTCCTTTCTTGAAACCCATAATAGAAAG AAATTCTTTGAAGTCAGTTATACAAGGTTTCTTGCCAGGGATTGCATTAAAAATCTTTCTTATACTTCTCCCGATGTTTCTAATGACCATGAGCAAGATGGAAGGTCATATATCAATCTCTGGGTTGGACAGGAGGACCGCATCGACATACTTCATGTTCCTTTTTGTCAATGTATTCTTGGGGAGTGTAATAACTGGAACAGCATTCCAACAGCTCGACAGTTTTATCCATCAGCCAGCTAACAA AATTCCAGAGACTGTTGGAGAATCAATTCCCATGAAAGCAACATTTTTCATTACATATGTAATGGTTGATGGATGGGCCGGTATCGCTGCTGAAGTTCTTAGGTTGAAGCCGTTGGTCATGTTCCACATAAAGAACACTTTCTTGGTCAGAACTGAGCAGGATCGTCAGCAGGCCATGGATCCTGGGAGCTTGGACTTTGGCACCACTGAACCACGAATACAACTCTACTTCCTGCTAGGACTAGTATATGCTGTTGTCACACCAATTCTTCTTCCTTTCATCATCGTGTTCTTCAGCCTTGCCTATCTTGTGTTCAGACATCAG ATCATTAATGTTTATAACCAGCAATATGAGAGCGGCGCACTATTCTGGCCAGATGTGCAAACACGGCTTATTGCCGCATTAATAGTATCACAAATCCTCCTACTGGGACTACTGAGCACACAGGAAGCAGAGAAGTCTACTGTCGCTCTCCTTCCTCTTCCTGTCCTGACCATATGGTTCCACTATGTTTGCAAGGGTCGGTTTGAACCAGCGTATGTAAAGTTCCCCTTGCAG GAAGCCATGGTGAAGGACACACTGCAACGAGCAAATGACCCAACTCTGAGTTTGAGAGAATACCTGAAGGATGCATATGTGCACCCGGTCTTCCAGAAGGATGACATGTATGAGCTTGTTACCATGGATGAAGAGAAGAATCCCACCGTTGCGACCAAGCGTCAATCGCGCATGAACACGCCAGTAGAAAGCAAGTTCAATTCCAGTGTTGGCACTGATGAAGGAGAGTTCAGTAGGATGCATCCTGCTTGA
- the LOC123181911 gene encoding uncharacterized protein, with protein sequence MASSALRRSLTRRGLLRRLLPSHPPPAATSSFRRSFQSEEGAASESTEDFEKRMFGNQREPDDNSFFGKLDGVGSSFGRRHGTGSGMGAFSQQGEMGNLFGGRSSHGIMDGFDSLNNGMNEKLDDAARTFHMTDEVEDDDYDFRPDVNYRRGSTYNVRDLDLTKPAAPRNPPRPQFETSTKEVLRKADFRNVRFLANFITEAGIIIKRNQTKISAKAQRKVAREIKTARALGLMPFTTMGKRPFIFGRSVEEDASEEEYGYDFVQKDAGPEDTAGDAVPDVETA encoded by the exons ATGGCGAGCTCGGCGCTGAGACGATCTCTTACACGGCGCGGCTTGCTCCGGCGCCTCCTCccttcccacccaccacccgccGCCACCTCCTCGTTCCGTCGCTCCTTCCAGTCCG AAGAGGGTGCGGCGAGCGAGAGCACGGAGGACTTTGAAAAGCGGATGTTTGGAAACCAGAGGGAGCCGGATGACAACTCGTTCTTCGGGAAGCTCGATGGGGTTGGGAGCTCCTTCGGAAGAAGACATGGCACCGGCTCTGGGATGGGTGCCTTCAGTCAGCAGGGCGAGATGGGTAACTTGTTTGGTGGGAGGAGTAGTCATGGGATCATGGACGGTTTCGACTCCTTGAACAATGGCATGAACGAGAAGTTGGACGACGCGGCCCGCACCTTTCACATGACGGATGAGGTTGAGGATGATGACTATGATTTCAGGCCAGATGTGAATTACAGGCGAGGCTCGACTTACAATGTCCGG GATCTTGACCTGACAAAACCTGCAGCCCCAAGGAATCCTCCTAGACCTCAGTTTGAAACATCTACAAAGGAAGTTTTAAGGAAAGCTGATTTTAGG AATGTTAGATTCCTCGCCAACTTTATTACAGAAGCTGGCATTATCATCAAGAGGAATCAG ACCAAGATAAGTGCGAAAGCTCAGCGCAAGGTGGCGAGGGAGATTAAAACAGCGCGTGCACTGGGGCTGATGCCTTTCACGACGATGGGCAAGAGACCATTCATCTTTGGCAGAAGTGTGGAGGAGGATGCTTCAGAAGAGGAATATGGGTATGATTTCGTCCAGAAGGATGCTGGGCCTGAAGACACTGCTGGCGATGCTGTGCCCGATGTGGAGACTGCGTAA